The Chryseobacterium aureum genome contains a region encoding:
- a CDS encoding ABC transporter permease, translated as MKNIAFYIASRYLLAKKGSTAVTFITWLAVGAMTVAVAAMFVIISVFSGLENLNKDLISNLHADLTVKSTSGKTIKNLDKVNKVLSNNKEISSFSRVIEEKVYISFNGKGDIAYLRGVDSAYIKVNPINKEVFYGTYPSFKYSNEVLMENSLDNRLSIPVDSSNHYATVFMPKPGTGIINKEEDIYNKKDILVTGVFPGKDQLDSYIISPIELTEELLSLPKKSAYQIVIKLKNPENADAVKQSLISSLGKNIEIKTKEEENAAFWKMINTEKLFIYLIFALVIFITTFNLAGAIIILQLDKKEQAKSLISLGFPLSHLRMTYFYTGILIVVSGVITGLILGTALCYFQLYTEFFRANEVLPFPVKIVGKNYFIVALTASLFGFTISWFFSKISKEYITKS; from the coding sequence TTGAAGAATATTGCATTTTACATAGCATCCAGATACCTTTTGGCTAAAAAAGGCAGTACTGCTGTTACGTTTATTACGTGGCTGGCTGTAGGTGCCATGACGGTTGCTGTGGCTGCAATGTTCGTGATTATTTCTGTCTTTTCGGGACTCGAAAACCTGAACAAAGACCTTATTTCCAATCTTCATGCAGATCTTACTGTAAAAAGTACCTCGGGAAAAACCATTAAAAATCTGGATAAGGTCAATAAAGTCCTGAGCAACAATAAAGAAATCAGCAGTTTCTCCCGTGTGATTGAAGAAAAAGTGTATATCAGCTTTAACGGAAAAGGTGATATTGCTTATTTAAGAGGTGTTGATTCTGCTTATATCAAGGTAAACCCAATCAATAAAGAAGTATTTTACGGAACTTATCCCAGTTTCAAATACTCTAACGAGGTATTGATGGAAAACAGTCTGGACAACAGGCTTTCCATTCCTGTAGATTCATCCAATCATTATGCAACGGTATTTATGCCAAAGCCGGGAACAGGGATCATCAATAAGGAAGAAGATATTTATAATAAAAAAGATATTCTGGTAACAGGGGTTTTCCCCGGAAAAGATCAGCTGGACAGTTATATCATATCCCCTATTGAGCTTACTGAGGAATTGCTCAGCCTGCCGAAAAAATCTGCGTATCAGATTGTTATTAAACTAAAAAATCCGGAGAATGCAGATGCTGTAAAACAAAGTCTGATTTCTTCTCTCGGAAAAAACATTGAGATCAAAACCAAGGAAGAAGAAAATGCAGCTTTCTGGAAAATGATCAATACAGAAAAACTATTCATCTATCTTATTTTTGCCCTGGTCATTTTTATTACTACTTTTAATCTTGCCGGAGCCATCATTATTCTTCAGCTGGATAAAAAGGAGCAGGCCAAATCACTGATATCACTGGGCTTTCCTTTAAGCCATTTAAGAATGACCTATTTCTACACCGGGATTCTCATTGTTGTTTCCGGAGTAATCACCGGACTCATTCTTGGAACTGCTCTTTGCTATTTCCAACTCTACACAGAATTCTTCAGAGCCAATGAAGTGCTGCCATTCCCGGTAAAAATTGTAGGAAAAAACTACTTTATTGTAGCCCTTACAGCCTCTCTTTTCGGATTTACGATTTCATGGTTCTTTTCAAAAATCAGTAAAGAATATATCACTAAAAGCTAA
- the rbfA gene encoding 30S ribosome-binding factor RbfA has protein sequence MESNRQRKVAQIIQEDFAELFRKQAAESKQSILVSVSDVKVTADLGIAKIYLSIFPQEFRTAVMKEIEENKPQYRNFIGQKMGKQVRIIPQLNFYLDTALDDVEKLERELRGEGDNPVL, from the coding sequence ATGGAAAGTAACAGACAAAGAAAAGTAGCACAGATCATTCAGGAAGACTTCGCAGAGCTTTTCCGCAAACAGGCTGCAGAAAGCAAACAGAGCATATTGGTATCTGTTTCAGATGTAAAAGTAACTGCCGATTTAGGAATTGCCAAAATTTATTTAAGCATTTTCCCACAGGAGTTCCGTACCGCTGTCATGAAGGAGATTGAAGAAAATAAACCTCAGTACAGAAACTTTATTGGCCAGAAAATGGGAAAGCAGGTGCGTATCATTCCACAACTTAACTTTTACCTGGATACCGCTCTTGACGATGTTGAAAAACTGGAAAGAGAATTAAGAGGCGAAGGCGACAATCCTGTTTTATAG
- the mce gene encoding methylmalonyl-CoA epimerase: MKLEHIGIAVKSLGVSDELFAKLLGKESYKKESVEREGVVTSFYETGESKIELLEASNPESPISKFIDKKGEGIHHLAFGVENILEEVKRLKKEGFQFISEEPKEGADNKLVVFLHPKSTNGVLVELCQEKQ, translated from the coding sequence ATGAAGCTAGAACATATTGGTATTGCTGTAAAGTCTTTAGGTGTTTCTGATGAACTTTTTGCCAAATTATTAGGAAAAGAATCCTATAAAAAAGAAAGTGTGGAGAGAGAAGGCGTTGTAACTTCTTTCTATGAAACAGGGGAAAGTAAAATTGAGCTGCTGGAAGCCAGTAACCCTGAAAGTCCGATCTCAAAATTTATTGATAAAAAGGGTGAAGGAATCCATCATCTGGCATTTGGGGTAGAAAATATTCTTGAGGAAGTAAAAAGATTAAAAAAAGAAGGATTTCAGTTTATCTCCGAAGAACCGAAAGAAGGTGCTGATAACAAATTAGTTGTATTCCTTCATCCAAAGTCTACAAACGGCGTGCTGGTAGAACTTTGCCAAGAAAAGCAATAA
- a CDS encoding thiopeptide-type bacteriocin biosynthesis protein produces the protein MATRKFHPGSEWLYFKVYTGIKTSDSILQEVIDPLVGQLQIQNLIDKWFFIRYNDPKPHLRIRLNLKPITDPSMVLAMINSLFKDYLESGEVSSVIMDTYSRELERYGENTIEYAEDLFFKSSQLILTFLEYSDEEKIITSLLYIDHILSAFNVSLEEKTEFAQRSENAFKSEFNADKNLNTQLKKKYNEFYPQYFEFINSEEYEEIRDLIKSNITEIALKAEELSKLEKDNLLEIKLKDFLKSIFHMHINRLFTSHQRLFEMVVYDHLFRFYKTNRGHSLKK, from the coding sequence ATGGCAACCAGAAAATTTCATCCGGGAAGTGAGTGGCTCTATTTCAAAGTTTACACGGGGATCAAAACTTCAGATAGCATCCTACAGGAAGTTATAGACCCATTAGTAGGGCAATTACAAATTCAAAACCTTATTGACAAATGGTTTTTTATACGATATAACGATCCTAAACCTCACCTGAGGATAAGATTAAATCTTAAGCCCATAACTGACCCCAGTATGGTCTTAGCAATGATTAATTCTTTATTTAAAGACTATCTGGAATCAGGAGAAGTCTCTTCTGTCATTATGGATACTTACTCAAGAGAACTTGAACGCTATGGTGAAAACACGATAGAATATGCGGAAGACCTCTTTTTTAAAAGCAGTCAATTGATTTTAACCTTTCTGGAATACAGTGATGAAGAAAAGATCATTACTTCTTTATTGTATATAGATCATATTTTATCAGCATTCAACGTATCTCTTGAAGAGAAAACAGAGTTTGCACAGCGTTCTGAAAATGCTTTCAAATCGGAATTCAATGCAGATAAGAACCTAAATACGCAGTTAAAGAAAAAGTATAATGAGTTTTATCCCCAATACTTTGAGTTTATTAATTCTGAGGAATATGAAGAAATCAGAGATTTAATAAAAAGTAATATCACTGAAATTGCATTAAAGGCTGAAGAACTTTCAAAATTGGAAAAGGATAATCTTCTGGAAATAAAACTAAAGGATTTCTTGAAAAGCATTTTTCATATGCATATTAACCGGTTGTTTACTTCCCATCAAAGACTATTTGAAATGGTGGTTTATGATCACTTATTCCGCTTTTACAAAACCAATAGAGGCCATTCTCTGAAAAAATAA
- a CDS encoding lantibiotic dehydratase family protein codes for MPRFPFQFFDKFVVRAPLFSYKEFQNNFSGENAANGNLEKYYNNKIFREAIYLASLSLYQEIEKYAHNELLGDQPLHKRTESSLLKYYNRTSTRCTPFGLFSGVSTGKFEKETLFPVFSEHTKVRDTKLDMHFLVALSEQLLSVPHIKNNISFFPNNSIHKIGNKIRFVEYENTGGKRDYIISSAPVSEALEFILQFSETGKTIDELAIPLVQEEISFEEAQEFINELIENQVLVSELNPTVSGGDFLEVIVSILNRIGAHQEKEILAALRNKLNELDLHFGNTAASYSEIEKLIKKLNVQYEKKYLFQTDLYFEEETNLSYQWKKELKKGISFLNKIAVPSKETALEKFKKAFQERFESQEVPLSYALDPEIGIGYVQDTQAKGVHPYLEDLILPSSHQKKEIQVHLNPVQIILNQKLQKAYWNKDHVIHLTDDDFKGFEEQWDQLPDTLSVMAEVISDNLQEKLSVQSAGGNAGKLLGRFCSEKSSVKDLVKTIAEKEQELNPDKILAEIVHLPESRIGNVIRRPSLREYEIPYLASSALEKDNQILVEDLYLSIKNGRLFLRSKKYNKEVIPHLTNAHNYSNNSLPVYHFLCDYNNQNVKSYLSFNWGGLSHIYDFLPRVEYQNIILSKARWKIDPEHIQYFGSLIQSDENDILLQKIEEWRKLKHIPQWVQWVKGDHTLAVNLKNYDLIRMFLSSVKNEKQIFIEEFLYNDQSDYIHQFVFTLYKDL; via the coding sequence ATGCCACGTTTCCCCTTTCAGTTTTTTGACAAATTCGTTGTAAGAGCACCGCTTTTTTCTTACAAAGAATTTCAGAATAATTTTTCCGGTGAAAATGCAGCCAACGGAAATCTAGAAAAATATTATAACAACAAGATTTTTAGAGAAGCCATTTATTTAGCTTCTCTTTCTTTGTATCAGGAGATAGAAAAGTATGCACACAATGAGTTGTTGGGTGATCAGCCCCTGCACAAAAGAACTGAAAGCTCACTGCTCAAATATTATAACCGTACAAGTACCCGGTGTACCCCATTTGGGCTGTTCTCAGGAGTAAGTACCGGAAAATTTGAAAAGGAAACCCTGTTTCCGGTATTCTCAGAGCATACAAAAGTAAGAGACACAAAGCTGGATATGCATTTTTTGGTGGCGCTATCAGAACAGCTTCTTTCCGTGCCGCATATTAAAAACAATATTTCTTTTTTCCCTAATAACAGCATTCATAAAATTGGAAATAAAATCCGTTTTGTAGAATATGAAAATACAGGAGGAAAAAGAGATTACATCATATCTTCCGCTCCGGTTTCCGAAGCATTAGAGTTTATCCTACAATTTTCAGAAACAGGTAAAACCATTGACGAGCTTGCTATTCCTCTTGTTCAGGAAGAAATATCCTTTGAAGAAGCACAGGAATTTATTAATGAACTTATCGAAAATCAGGTTCTGGTAAGTGAACTTAATCCTACCGTTTCAGGAGGTGATTTTCTGGAAGTAATAGTTTCCATTTTAAACAGAATAGGTGCCCATCAGGAAAAAGAGATTTTAGCTGCCCTCAGAAACAAGCTAAATGAACTTGACCTCCATTTTGGAAATACAGCAGCCTCTTATTCTGAAATTGAAAAACTCATCAAAAAACTGAATGTACAATATGAAAAAAAATACCTTTTCCAGACAGATCTTTATTTTGAAGAGGAAACAAACTTATCCTATCAATGGAAAAAAGAACTGAAAAAAGGAATCTCTTTTCTGAATAAAATTGCCGTTCCTTCCAAAGAAACTGCTTTAGAAAAATTTAAAAAAGCTTTTCAGGAAAGATTTGAAAGCCAGGAAGTACCTTTATCTTATGCTTTAGATCCTGAAATAGGGATTGGCTATGTACAGGATACTCAGGCCAAAGGAGTTCATCCCTATCTTGAAGATTTAATCCTGCCGTCATCTCACCAGAAAAAAGAAATTCAGGTACATCTCAATCCGGTACAAATCATCCTTAATCAGAAATTACAAAAAGCTTACTGGAATAAAGATCATGTAATCCATTTAACTGATGATGATTTTAAAGGTTTTGAGGAACAATGGGATCAACTGCCAGATACATTGTCCGTTATGGCTGAAGTCATTTCAGACAACCTGCAGGAAAAATTATCTGTACAATCTGCTGGTGGAAATGCCGGAAAATTACTGGGCAGATTCTGTTCAGAAAAATCATCCGTAAAAGATTTAGTGAAAACCATTGCTGAAAAAGAACAGGAACTTAATCCGGACAAAATTCTGGCAGAAATTGTACACTTACCTGAATCCCGAATTGGAAATGTGATCAGAAGACCTTCTCTGAGAGAATATGAAATCCCTTATCTGGCCAGTTCTGCATTAGAAAAAGACAATCAGATTCTTGTAGAAGATTTGTATCTGTCCATCAAGAACGGCCGGTTATTTCTAAGGTCAAAGAAGTACAACAAGGAAGTTATTCCTCATCTTACAAATGCCCATAATTATTCAAACAACTCTTTGCCTGTCTATCATTTTTTATGTGATTATAACAATCAGAATGTAAAATCTTATTTATCATTTAACTGGGGTGGGCTATCCCATATCTATGATTTTCTCCCAAGAGTTGAATATCAAAACATTATTTTGTCTAAAGCACGATGGAAAATTGATCCTGAACATATTCAGTATTTCGGGTCATTGATTCAATCTGATGAAAATGATATTCTGCTTCAAAAGATTGAAGAATGGAGAAAACTAAAACACATTCCACAATGGGTTCAGTGGGTAAAAGGAGATCATACACTGGCGGTCAATCTGAAAAATTATGATTTGATTCGAATGTTTTTATCATCTGTAAAAAATGAAAAACAAATTTTTATTGAGGAGTTTCTGTATAATGATCAGTCAGATTATATTCATCAGTTCGTTTTCACTCTTTATAAAGACCTATAA
- a CDS encoding CocE/NonD family hydrolase, translating to MKYLLTLSFFLTFHITFSQKISIKHFNEYNIEKLQPLISYLNSEIQKNYKEKDKAVKYDNLFRASMAAKNYDIALSQLDSVRSVYRKSNPIISNAMGTQYEIYINAQKNKSAQKDFQEKYKEEFLKKYESLPAKTQIILPRYFNGDTEKTKKEILAALKNDFENKDSVDLKKALLLCRSYNSYVTGPTFDIAKNYLKELDSRNFEVKDSLLINNEISIRVVLNKKITNPESTILVNSIYPDAEDVNDQKVHASYGYHSVYIYPRGKYTSNAAIEPFEHEQEDINKVIDWIIKQPWSNGKLGMIGGSYLGFSQWAAAKNIHPALKTIIPQASVGIGVVDFPMNNNIFSSYSLRWINYVTNNKMLDASFKDEDHWNSVFKKWYEGGEAFNKLDSLAGKKNIIFQRWLKHPSFDSYWQKMIPYQNDYSHINIPVLTITGYYDSDQLGALYYFRNHYKYNKNANHYLIIGPYDHSGAQGYIKNNLKGYTIDSAANMDIGNITMEWFDYILKGKLKPSFLKDKINYQVMGTNEWKSTSSIDDFDKNKLKFYISTHHQLSLEKDKDKSFTPLTVDFKDRTNADELFKQKDNVLDSKIYSSDAIVFSSEPFEKPVEFTGNFVGNLNVSVNKKDVDVYMKLYEQNTEGKYFLLSTYYGRASYAKSSEKRKLLRENKETSITVTNNEFVSKKMEKGSKLVLVLGAVKNPLMQINYGTGKEVSEETIKDAAAPMEIKFYNNSFIEIPISLN from the coding sequence ATGAAGTACCTGTTAACCCTATCTTTTTTTCTTACATTCCATATTACTTTTTCCCAGAAAATAAGTATCAAGCATTTTAATGAATACAATATTGAGAAACTGCAGCCTTTAATTTCTTATTTAAATTCTGAAATACAAAAGAATTATAAAGAAAAAGACAAGGCAGTAAAGTATGATAATCTTTTCAGGGCAAGTATGGCCGCAAAAAATTATGATATTGCTTTAAGCCAGCTGGATTCAGTACGCAGTGTTTACAGAAAAAGTAATCCCATTATTTCTAATGCAATGGGAACACAGTATGAAATTTACATCAATGCTCAGAAAAATAAAAGTGCTCAGAAAGATTTTCAGGAAAAATATAAAGAAGAATTCCTGAAAAAATATGAAAGTCTGCCGGCAAAAACACAGATCATACTTCCCCGCTATTTCAATGGCGATACCGAGAAAACAAAAAAAGAGATTCTGGCTGCCCTTAAAAATGATTTTGAGAACAAAGACAGCGTGGATCTGAAAAAAGCTTTACTGCTGTGCAGAAGTTATAACTCCTATGTAACAGGACCTACATTTGATATCGCTAAAAATTATTTGAAAGAACTCGACTCCAGGAACTTCGAGGTGAAAGACAGCTTATTAATCAATAATGAAATCAGTATAAGAGTTGTTTTAAATAAAAAAATAACCAATCCCGAATCTACCATCCTGGTCAATTCCATTTATCCCGATGCAGAGGATGTCAATGATCAAAAAGTACATGCCAGCTATGGCTATCATTCTGTTTACATTTATCCCAGAGGAAAATATACGAGCAATGCTGCTATAGAACCTTTTGAACATGAGCAGGAAGATATTAATAAGGTCATTGACTGGATTATAAAACAACCCTGGAGCAACGGCAAATTAGGAATGATTGGAGGCAGCTATCTGGGATTCAGCCAATGGGCAGCCGCTAAAAATATACATCCTGCCTTGAAAACTATTATTCCGCAGGCGTCTGTAGGAATTGGCGTAGTAGATTTCCCTATGAATAATAACATCTTTTCCTCTTATTCTCTTCGTTGGATTAACTATGTTACCAATAATAAAATGCTTGATGCAAGCTTCAAAGATGAAGATCATTGGAATTCTGTTTTTAAAAAATGGTATGAGGGCGGTGAGGCATTTAACAAGCTAGATTCTCTTGCCGGCAAAAAAAATATAATATTTCAGCGCTGGTTAAAGCATCCGTCATTTGACAGCTACTGGCAGAAAATGATTCCTTACCAAAATGACTATTCCCACATCAATATTCCGGTTCTCACCATTACAGGATATTATGATTCTGATCAGCTGGGAGCGTTATACTATTTCAGAAATCATTATAAATACAACAAAAACGCCAATCATTATTTGATTATCGGACCTTATGATCATTCAGGAGCTCAGGGGTATATTAAAAATAACCTGAAAGGCTATACAATTGATTCTGCAGCCAATATGGATATCGGCAATATCACAATGGAATGGTTTGATTATATTCTGAAGGGGAAACTGAAACCGTCTTTCCTTAAGGATAAAATTAATTATCAGGTAATGGGAACCAATGAATGGAAAAGTACTTCCAGCATTGATGATTTTGATAAAAACAAATTAAAATTCTATATCAGCACCCATCATCAGCTTTCTTTAGAAAAAGATAAAGACAAAAGCTTCACACCGCTCACGGTAGATTTTAAAGACCGGACTAATGCAGATGAGCTTTTTAAGCAGAAAGATAATGTACTGGATAGTAAAATTTACAGTTCAGATGCCATTGTATTTTCCTCAGAGCCATTTGAAAAACCTGTTGAATTTACAGGAAATTTTGTAGGTAATCTGAATGTATCCGTTAATAAAAAAGACGTTGACGTATACATGAAACTGTATGAGCAAAACACAGAAGGCAAATATTTTCTGCTATCTACCTATTATGGAAGAGCAAGCTATGCAAAAAGTTCAGAAAAAAGAAAATTGCTGCGTGAGAACAAAGAAACAAGCATAACGGTTACCAATAATGAATTTGTAAGTAAAAAAATGGAAAAAGGAAGTAAACTGGTTTTAGTATTAGGAGCTGTAAAAAATCCGCTTATGCAGATCAATTATGGAACAGGAAAAGAGGTAAGTGAAGAAACTATTAAAGATGCTGCTGCCCCTATGGAAATAAAATTTTACAACAACAGCTTTATAGAAATCCCTATTTCTCTTAATTAA
- a CDS encoding helix-turn-helix transcriptional regulator, with product MKKFHLIILTVFPVFFFSQSIKGLHIPDSLKNKSYKYIDDAYNKVFQIDNDKAELLANYILLKGKKENNKDILFDGYYNIARVKNLKNENGHPFADSLISASKNVNNYDYPAKAHILKGILFNNEGRYKEALDEYTIAINHNRAENKEQFFYINKLIAILKTATEEYQEALPLFLKYYEYEKDKTKTNNVDAKNYIASIFSLANIYTKCKDYKKSIEFADLGLAECKKYNNYSNYSYLLMIKGISLFYVKDYPPSYKILLEVEKGLIHNKDYTNLGVLYYYLGKIKHTTHSENEAIGFFKKADSISFTFKSFEPIKRDGYEILIDYYKKKGDLKNQLKYIDNLIHSDSIIAVNRKNLSKEILKKYDTPLLMKEKVGVIEKLNHQNAWLIASLMLITLIFILVIRKNRKKIKEYERQAKVLSEKPLATPVPEKEKKNETPITDHPSAHIERKEKAPKSDLSSNPKFKILIDKIEQFEKTNHFLNKNITLDSLSKEFDTNRDYLSKLVNELKGKNFSQYLNELRINYIVEELKSNEKIRKHTIAAIADDIGYNNAESFTNAFKKITGTLPSYYIKALN from the coding sequence ATGAAGAAGTTTCATTTAATTATTTTAACTGTTTTTCCTGTTTTTTTCTTTTCTCAAAGCATAAAAGGACTACACATTCCAGATTCGTTAAAGAACAAAAGTTATAAGTATATTGATGATGCTTACAATAAAGTATTCCAGATTGACAATGATAAAGCTGAGCTTTTAGCCAATTATATTCTGTTAAAAGGAAAGAAAGAAAACAACAAAGACATCCTGTTTGATGGATATTATAATATTGCCCGGGTAAAAAATCTGAAGAATGAAAACGGGCATCCATTTGCAGATTCACTCATTTCTGCATCAAAAAACGTCAATAACTACGATTATCCGGCCAAAGCTCATATATTAAAGGGAATTTTATTCAACAATGAAGGCAGATACAAAGAAGCTTTAGACGAGTATACCATAGCTATTAATCACAACAGGGCTGAAAATAAAGAACAGTTTTTTTATATAAACAAGCTCATTGCCATCCTAAAAACAGCTACAGAAGAATATCAGGAAGCACTCCCTCTTTTTTTGAAATACTATGAGTATGAGAAAGATAAAACAAAAACCAACAATGTAGATGCCAAAAACTACATTGCTTCTATTTTTTCACTGGCTAATATTTATACTAAATGTAAGGACTATAAAAAAAGTATTGAATTTGCAGATCTCGGGCTGGCAGAATGTAAGAAGTACAACAATTACTCTAACTACAGCTATCTGCTTATGATAAAAGGGATCAGCCTCTTTTATGTAAAAGATTATCCGCCGTCTTATAAAATCCTGCTGGAAGTAGAAAAAGGATTGATACATAATAAAGATTATACCAATCTAGGGGTTTTATATTACTATCTGGGAAAAATAAAACACACAACCCACAGTGAAAACGAAGCTATAGGATTCTTTAAAAAGGCAGATTCCATTTCTTTTACTTTCAAAAGCTTTGAGCCCATAAAAAGAGATGGATATGAAATTCTGATCGATTATTATAAAAAGAAAGGCGATTTAAAAAACCAATTAAAATATATTGATAATCTGATCCATAGCGACAGTATAATTGCTGTAAACCGCAAAAATCTTTCAAAAGAAATTCTGAAAAAGTATGATACTCCCCTTCTTATGAAAGAAAAGGTAGGTGTAATTGAAAAACTGAACCATCAGAATGCCTGGCTGATAGCGTCTCTGATGCTCATTACTTTAATATTCATATTGGTAATCAGAAAAAACAGAAAGAAAATAAAAGAATATGAAAGGCAGGCAAAAGTATTATCAGAAAAGCCTTTGGCTACTCCTGTACCGGAAAAAGAAAAAAAGAATGAAACTCCTATAACAGATCATCCTTCCGCTCATATTGAAAGAAAGGAAAAAGCACCGAAAAGTGACCTTTCTTCCAATCCGAAATTTAAAATACTTATTGATAAAATAGAACAGTTTGAAAAGACGAATCACTTTCTCAATAAAAATATTACATTAGACTCTCTTTCAAAAGAATTTGATACAAACAGGGATTATCTCTCCAAACTGGTTAATGAATTAAAAGGCAAAAACTTTTCCCAATATCTGAATGAACTCAGGATCAACTATATTGTTGAAGAGCTAAAATCTAACGAAAAAATAAGAAAGCATACCATCGCTGCTATTGCTGATGATATTGGCTACAATAATGCTGAATCTTTCACCAATGCCTTCAAAAAAATAACAGGAACACTTCCTTCTTATTACATAAAAGCCCTCAATTAA